The following nucleotide sequence is from Cucumis melo cultivar AY chromosome 1, USDA_Cmelo_AY_1.0, whole genome shotgun sequence.
CATCGACTGTGGCGGAGTTGTTGATTCCGTTGACTCCGAAAGTGGATTTCCATACAAATCAGATACAAATCTCATCAATTCAGGAGTTATCGGTCAGATTTCCTCAGACATTGCCGATGATTATCGTCTTCAATACAGACACCTAAGAAGTTTTCCCCACGGCGTCAAGAACTGCTACACTCTCCGCCCAGATTCCGGCAGAAACAACAATTACTTGATCAGAGCCATTTTCGTCTATGGCAATTACGACGGCAAAAACACCACACCTGTATTCAGCATCTACGTCGGCGTTAATTTGTGGAGCACGATCATATACAACGATACTAGAACGGAGGCCATTTACGTGCCTCCCACAGATTACATAGACGTATGCCTTGTCAATATTGGGAATGGAGTCCCTTATATTTCTACCTTGGAATTACGCCCCTTGGATAACTCTGTTTATCGCACCGATCCCCATCAGTTCATGGTCTTGTCGACTCGACGCGATGTTGGCGGCGATTATAGACTCAGGTAATTCATTTGACTGGACTGCCCTAATTCTTTGTTTCAACCTCCTTAATTTTAAGAATTATTCCATTTCTTCAATAGATATCCACAGGATGTTGATGATCGAATCTGGGCAACGTATGATGATGACTTCAATTTACCGTGGTTGAAGAAGATTCAGACAGACGGGAGCATCACGCAGAATAGTAATGATCCCTACAAAATACCAGCATCGATGTTGAAAACCGCTTATGGAACCCTAAATTCCAGTATTCCTTTCGTCTATGAGTGGTTCCCTTACGACTCCAGCCCTACAATATACTTCTGCTTTCATTTTGCTGAGATTGAGAAGTTAAGTTCTGGAACGATTCGAGAAATAAGTATCGTGTTGAATGACATCTACACCATTGCACCATCTGTAATTCTCCAGTATCTCGTACCACGAACCATATGCACAACTTCGGCTGGTATCCCTATTAATCTTAATGAAGAGAATTACTTGCGGATTTCCGCTGCTTCCGGTTCGAAACTTCCTCCCATTATCAATGGGTTTGAGGTTTTTTACTTCGCAAACCTCTCTTATTCACCTACATTCTCACAGGACGGTATGTTTCTTCATTTCATTCTTCAATTCTTGTTCATTACATTAAtattattgtctttatataagTGTTTGCGTTGTTTTTTGTCTATATGTTAGTTAATGCTGTAATGGACATAAAGAATACGTTCAAGCTATTGAACAGTGACTGGCAGGGAGATCCATGTTTGCCTGAATTTTCTATATGGAGTGGTTTAAACTGCAGCCACCGTAATCCTCCTAGGATCATTTCACTGTGAGTGCTTCATTTTAACACAACAAACTTGATCTTGTCGGTAAATATTCAAATAATTTCTGATGTAATAATTTCTGGGAAAGCAGGAACTTGAGTAGGAGTAATTTAACAGGAGGGATCCCATTTTCCATCATGAATCTCACTCAATTGGAGACTCTGTACGTGCTTCACTGTTTAAGATTACATGAAATTGAATTCTTGATTCTAATCCTCAGCCTGCTTTTTTGTCTTATAGGGATTTATCCTACAATAACTTAAGTGGATTACTTCCAGAATTTCTAGCACAACTACCTCTTTTGAAAATCCTGTAAAATATTAACTTTTCTAATCTTCAATTCTCAATTGCAAGTAAAACATTTTGCAAGATAGGATCAGTATAATTGATTGGATTACTGATTATCTTTTGATCATTTTCTTGCAGCGATTTAACCGGTAATAATCTTGGTGGCACAGTTCCAGAAGGACTTCTTGTGAAATCTAAAGATAGAGTTTTGGATTTGAGGTATCACTGATTGTATTCCCTTAAACTCTACGAGAAATTCACATATTCTTCTTGCCcctttcttctattttgttaGATTCTCACCATTCGCTTCTTCCTCTTGTTGAATGCAGAGTGGATGATAATCCAGAACTCTGTTTGTCACCTCCttgcaagaaaaagaaaaagaaagttccTGTTCTTCCTATCATCATTGCTGTAGTAGGAGGCGTCATCCTAATTATAGCCTTGGTCTTGCTTTTAATTTATAAGAGAAGCAAGAAAAGTAAGTTATGTCACTTCTTGATGCTgcttttgtgtttgatgataaGTATTGGGCCTTAAAGAGAATCTAGAGAGGAAATATCTGCTTGTGAATATGTCTTGTGGATTATATTTTGTAGAGAATTCGGAGAATTCGAGGGAAGAGAAAATTTCGCTGAAGCAAAAACATCGGGAGTACAGTTACTCTGAAGTCGTGAGTATTACAAATAATTTCAGAGACATCATTGGAGAAGGAGGATTTGGAAAAGTATATAAAGGTGTTTTGAAAGATAAAACTCTGGTTGCTGTTAAGCTGCTCTCATCAACATCAAAGCAGGGCTATAGAGAATTTCAAACTGAggttataaataatatatgttttaaacaattattgaatattttctttctgtttttTCAATTCTGATTGAATTCATATGATAATGCTTTAGGCGGAACTCTTAATGATTGTTCATCACAGAAACTTGGTTTCTCTTGTTGGATATTGC
It contains:
- the LOC103500767 gene encoding putative leucine-rich repeat receptor-like serine/threonine-protein kinase At2g19230 is translated as MNLVSVVSLFLLGIGFGFHFQCLHADDNAPKDFISIDCGGVVDSVDSESGFPYKSDTNLINSGVIGQISSDIADDYRLQYRHLRSFPHGVKNCYTLRPDSGRNNNYLIRAIFVYGNYDGKNTTPVFSIYVGVNLWSTIIYNDTRTEAIYVPPTDYIDVCLVNIGNGVPYISTLELRPLDNSVYRTDPHQFMVLSTRRDVGGDYRLRYPQDVDDRIWATYDDDFNLPWLKKIQTDGSITQNSNDPYKIPASMLKTAYGTLNSSIPFVYEWFPYDSSPTIYFCFHFAEIEKLSSGTIREISIVLNDIYTIAPSVILQYLVPRTICTTSAGIPINLNEENYLRISAASGSKLPPIINGFEVFYFANLSYSPTFSQDVNAVMDIKNTFKLLNSDWQGDPCLPEFSIWSGLNCSHRNPPRIISLNLSRSNLTGGIPFSIMNLTQLETLDLSYNNLSGLLPEFLAQLPLLKILDLTGNNLGGTVPEGLLVKSKDRVLDLRVDDNPELCLSPPCKKKKKKVPVLPIIIAVVGGVILIIALVLLLIYKRSKKKNSENSREEKISLKQKHREYSYSEVVSITNNFRDIIGEGGFGKVYKGVLKDKTLVAVKLLSSTSKQGYREFQTEAELLMIVHHRNLVSLVGYCDEGNTKALIYEYMVNGNLRQRLSEANADVLSWNERLQIAVDAAHGLDYLHNGCKPTIIHRDLKPANILLDDMMQAKIADFGLSRTFQVENQSEMLTRLAGTPGYFDPESQTLGHLTKKSDVYSFGIILFELITGSTAITRSYNGNNVHLLDWVAPIMKKGKIEDVVDVRIKGEYNHNSARRMAEVGMACTKPNGDQRPDISVVLEELKECLAVEMRTLSESYEFSSTISAEFNVGPNLR